The following proteins are co-located in the Terriglobia bacterium genome:
- a CDS encoding transpeptidase family protein: MMAEPRKRSNPVRVALVIGGIFLWCGLIGARLVQLQVFRHEEFTQQAALLQQVTRFIKAPRGVIYDCHMDEFASSVTVSTVVAAPRSIHDIPAAAKSLASILNMDAGELQARMRNPARKNFMFVKHRIDPKDEGRVEALGIDGIYLVEESMRVYPNRELASHVVGFANLNGDGGAGVELQYDHELKGTEGQISFDVDARRRSFRGRVEKPPVQGNSLVLSIDKSIQYIAERELAAGVEDANARAGVAIVMDSDRGRILALAGYPGFNCNAYNEYAPDFWRNRAVSDFFEPGSTFKVVVATAALEAGLTWPDKPIDCQMGSMTIGGHVFHDHQPYGILTFNEVLEHSSNIGAAKLGLLLGEQRLYEALRTFGFGSRTGIDLPGESVGLVRDMSQWSALSVAAISFGQEVGVTSMQILTAINAIANGGYLVRPSVVDRVIDSNGDLVRVHEPESTRIMRLETAAAVRDAFEGVVLRGTGRAAALEGYRAAGKTGTAQKIIDGRYSNSKYLASFIGFAPLPRPRITVLVQIDEPKGGYYGGAVAAPVFRAIAQGALLQLGVPPDQTVPVKMPKFDPSIVVDAEDFRPNATPVLPLTAPAGTKDGTEQDGVITVRVASASVAVPDFSGMSKRTVVERCQELGLKVQTSGTGTAVFQLPPAGTLVPAGDTCSVTFARAKSTPPHQPSAATGGTATGARQRVEAGRR; encoded by the coding sequence ATGATGGCCGAACCAAGGAAGCGCTCCAATCCGGTTAGGGTGGCTCTAGTCATCGGCGGCATCTTCCTATGGTGCGGGCTCATCGGTGCCCGCCTGGTACAGCTCCAAGTCTTTCGTCACGAGGAGTTTACACAGCAGGCGGCGCTGCTGCAGCAGGTGACCCGTTTCATCAAAGCGCCCCGCGGCGTCATCTATGATTGCCACATGGATGAATTCGCCAGCAGTGTCACAGTTAGTACGGTCGTAGCTGCACCACGCAGCATCCACGACATCCCGGCGGCCGCAAAAAGCCTGGCCTCGATCCTGAACATGGATGCCGGGGAGCTGCAAGCGAGGATGAGGAATCCTGCGCGCAAGAATTTCATGTTCGTGAAACACAGGATCGATCCAAAGGACGAGGGGCGGGTCGAGGCGCTCGGTATTGATGGCATCTATCTGGTGGAAGAGAGCATGCGCGTCTACCCCAACCGCGAGCTCGCGAGTCATGTAGTGGGTTTCGCAAATCTGAACGGCGATGGCGGCGCCGGGGTCGAGCTGCAATACGACCATGAGCTCAAGGGAACCGAGGGGCAGATCTCCTTCGATGTGGATGCACGCCGGCGTTCCTTCCGGGGCCGGGTCGAGAAACCGCCGGTCCAGGGGAACTCCCTCGTCCTCAGCATCGACAAGTCGATCCAATACATTGCCGAGCGCGAGCTGGCGGCAGGAGTCGAAGATGCGAACGCCCGTGCCGGAGTGGCCATTGTGATGGATTCCGACCGGGGTCGAATCCTGGCACTTGCAGGCTATCCAGGTTTCAACTGTAACGCGTATAATGAATATGCGCCCGATTTCTGGCGTAACCGCGCGGTTTCGGATTTCTTCGAGCCTGGATCCACCTTCAAGGTAGTGGTTGCCACCGCCGCCCTGGAAGCTGGGCTGACGTGGCCGGACAAGCCAATTGATTGCCAGATGGGTTCGATGACCATCGGCGGGCACGTCTTCCACGATCACCAGCCCTATGGCATCTTGACCTTCAACGAAGTCCTCGAACACTCGTCCAATATCGGGGCAGCAAAACTGGGACTGCTTCTCGGTGAGCAGCGGCTTTATGAGGCCCTCCGTACTTTCGGGTTCGGCTCAAGGACGGGGATCGATTTGCCGGGCGAGAGCGTGGGTCTGGTCCGGGATATGAGCCAGTGGTCTGCCCTGTCCGTGGCGGCGATCTCGTTTGGCCAGGAAGTTGGTGTCACCTCGATGCAGATTTTGACCGCTATCAACGCCATCGCCAACGGCGGCTATCTGGTCCGCCCGTCGGTCGTGGACCGCGTGATCGATTCCAATGGCGATCTGGTGAGAGTTCACGAGCCGGAGAGCACGCGCATCATGCGGCTTGAAACAGCTGCGGCGGTGCGTGATGCCTTTGAAGGGGTGGTGTTGCGCGGCACCGGCAGGGCCGCGGCCCTGGAAGGTTATCGAGCCGCCGGAAAAACAGGCACTGCCCAGAAGATCATCGACGGCCGTTATTCCAACAGCAAGTATCTTGCTTCCTTCATCGGCTTTGCTCCCCTGCCCCGGCCCAGGATCACGGTGCTCGTCCAGATCGACGAGCCCAAGGGCGGCTATTACGGGGGAGCCGTCGCAGCTCCGGTCTTCCGCGCGATCGCTCAGGGGGCACTGCTTCAGCTTGGCGTTCCTCCCGACCAGACGGTACCCGTGAAAATGCCGAAGTTCGACCCGTCCATTGTCGTCGACGCGGAGGATTTCCGCCCGAACGCCACGCCTGTTCTTCCCCTTACGGCTCCCGCGGGAACCAAGGATGGAACAGAGCAGGACGGTGTCATCACGGTACGAGTGGCCTCTGCCAGTGTCGCGGTGCCGGACTTCAGCGGCATGTCGAAACGCACCGTCGTCGAGCGCTGCCAGGAGCTGGGCCTCAAGGTCCAGACCTCCGGCACAGGCACCGCGGTCTTCCAACTGCCGCCTGCGGGTACGCTGGTCCCCGCAGGAGACACGTGCAGCGTAACTTTCGCGCGCGCCAAATCCACTCCTCCCCACCAGCCTTCCGCCGCCACAGGCGGGACGGCTACCGGGGCAAGACAGCGGGTTGAGGCCGGCAGGCGCTGA
- a CDS encoding UDP-N-acetylmuramoyl-L-alanyl-D-glutamate--2,6-diaminopimelate ligase, with amino-acid sequence MLLQELVDTIAGVSGEGDLRVQVLGISYDSRQVKAGDLFVALKGEKTDGALFIEEALARGAVALASDHKLASKPGIPILKMTDSRRFLAEASRALFRNPASQLELVAITGTNGKTTTACLVDAIFRQAGLRCCLIGTLGMRIGDRPFPSVHTTPEASDLAAFLQQARQAGCTHGALEVSSHALMLKRVYGTSFAVGVFSNLTPEHLDFHHDMESYYEAKRLLFMPEGGNGIKTAVINSDDPYGRRLAAEVGAPVLRYGFGADAELRVLASRTGIDGTDLRLATPRGELAINARLVGRPNIYNIMAAAGAAFSLGIDPRSIRQGIESLSGVPGRLQPVQGGQEFSVIVDYAHSPDALEKLLETVRQLTHGRMITVFGCGGDRDRKKRPLMGEIAARLSDVVFATSDNPRSEDPLQILAEIEPGLKRGRAPFQLQPDRREAIRSALALAREGDVVIIAGKGHEDYQIIGTNVFPFDDRAVAQELIHQLMNV; translated from the coding sequence ATGCTGTTACAGGAACTGGTCGACACGATTGCCGGAGTCAGCGGGGAGGGCGATCTTCGCGTGCAGGTCCTCGGCATCTCTTACGATTCCCGCCAGGTCAAGGCAGGAGACCTCTTTGTCGCGCTCAAAGGGGAAAAAACCGATGGGGCTCTGTTCATCGAAGAGGCGCTTGCCAGGGGCGCAGTCGCGCTGGCGTCGGATCACAAGCTCGCATCCAAACCAGGGATTCCGATCCTGAAGATGACAGATTCCCGGAGGTTTCTGGCGGAAGCCTCACGCGCGCTCTTCCGAAACCCGGCCTCGCAACTCGAGCTGGTCGCGATCACGGGCACAAACGGCAAAACTACAACCGCCTGTCTGGTGGATGCCATCTTTCGCCAGGCTGGTCTGCGCTGCTGCCTGATCGGCACGCTGGGGATGAGGATCGGAGACCGGCCGTTCCCCAGCGTACACACGACGCCGGAGGCCAGCGATCTGGCGGCATTTCTGCAGCAGGCCCGGCAGGCCGGTTGCACGCACGGCGCCCTGGAGGTCTCTTCCCACGCCCTGATGCTGAAGCGCGTCTACGGCACCAGCTTCGCTGTCGGCGTGTTCTCCAATCTGACGCCTGAGCACCTGGACTTCCATCACGACATGGAGTCCTACTACGAGGCCAAGCGACTTCTGTTCATGCCCGAAGGTGGGAACGGCATCAAAACGGCGGTCATAAACAGCGACGACCCTTACGGGCGACGGCTTGCCGCCGAGGTGGGCGCCCCGGTCCTGCGCTACGGGTTCGGCGCTGACGCCGAGCTCCGTGTCCTCGCGAGCAGGACCGGTATCGACGGCACCGACCTGCGTCTCGCGACGCCTCGTGGCGAGCTGGCCATCAACGCCCGTCTGGTGGGCCGCCCCAACATTTACAACATCATGGCTGCTGCAGGCGCGGCCTTCAGCCTGGGCATCGACCCGCGCAGCATCCGGCAGGGGATCGAATCATTGAGTGGTGTGCCCGGGCGCCTGCAACCGGTCCAGGGCGGCCAGGAATTCAGCGTAATCGTGGATTATGCCCACTCGCCGGATGCGCTGGAGAAACTCCTGGAAACGGTGAGGCAACTCACCCATGGCCGCATGATTACCGTCTTTGGCTGCGGCGGCGATCGGGATCGCAAGAAGCGCCCCTTGATGGGAGAGATTGCAGCACGGTTGAGCGATGTCGTCTTCGCCACGTCCGACAACCCACGGTCGGAAGATCCTTTGCAGATACTGGCGGAGATCGAACCCGGCCTGAAGCGTGGCCGGGCGCCCTTTCAGCTGCAGCCGGACCGCCGTGAGGCCATCCGGTCCGCGCTGGCCCTGGCGCGCGAGGGCGACGTCGTCATCATCGCCGGCAAGGGCCATGAAGATTATCAAATAATCGGGACGAACGTATTTCCTTTCGATGATCGAGCCGTCGCACAAGAGCTCATTCACCAGTTGATGAACGTATAA
- the murF gene encoding UDP-N-acetylmuramoyl-tripeptide--D-alanyl-D-alanine ligase, producing MASYINNLTVHDRKYGGIRPSTAILMDLVMAHMTVAQVETATGGVLVSGSKGAALAGISIDTRTLRPSDLFFAIRGTRNDGHDHIDTALQKGASGAVVDFGYEIPEGFPANKILLRVQDTHEALIDLAADVRRQWRGSLVGITGSMGKTTTKEFMAQVLQTEFSVYRSPGNYNNLFGLPLAIFGLSPEDHIGIFEMGMSAPGEITEMCRIAMPDAGVITNVAPVHLEFFDSIEAIARAKSELAEGLAAGGTLIYNADDPLVRGIADRFSGDKVSFGIASSADVRAEDIEITSLMETRFRLVCEGAGRRAILPLCGAHYVMNALPAVALARRYTIDIEQIVESLRHLRQAHMRGQILIFREGFTVMDDSYNSNPRALMQMIETLSRIPRYRRRILVAGEMLELGRESEALHRECGARAAASGVDIIVSVQGAAREIARGAVAAGMPDTQVHFFTEINPAIDFIYRKVQPGDLVLIKGSRGVHLEKMVQALRTGYTEMVG from the coding sequence GTGGCGAGCTATATCAACAACCTGACCGTGCATGACCGGAAGTACGGCGGCATTCGGCCCTCAACCGCAATCTTGATGGATTTGGTTATGGCTCACATGACTGTGGCACAGGTGGAAACCGCCACCGGGGGAGTGCTGGTATCGGGATCGAAAGGCGCCGCACTGGCGGGCATTTCGATCGATACGCGCACGCTGCGCCCGTCCGACCTCTTTTTCGCCATTCGCGGCACCCGCAATGACGGTCACGATCATATCGACACCGCGCTCCAGAAAGGAGCCTCCGGCGCTGTCGTCGACTTCGGATATGAGATTCCCGAAGGATTCCCCGCCAATAAGATCCTGCTGCGGGTGCAGGACACGCATGAGGCTCTGATAGACCTTGCTGCCGACGTGCGCCGCCAATGGCGCGGCAGCCTGGTCGGCATCACCGGGAGCATGGGCAAGACCACCACGAAGGAGTTCATGGCCCAGGTCCTGCAGACGGAGTTCAGCGTCTACCGCTCGCCCGGAAATTACAACAATCTTTTCGGTCTGCCGCTTGCCATCTTCGGTCTCAGTCCCGAGGACCACATCGGCATATTTGAAATGGGGATGAGCGCACCGGGCGAGATCACGGAGATGTGCCGGATCGCTATGCCCGATGCAGGCGTCATCACGAATGTAGCTCCCGTACATCTCGAGTTCTTCGATTCCATTGAGGCCATCGCCCGGGCAAAGAGCGAGCTGGCTGAGGGGCTGGCCGCCGGCGGGACCTTGATTTACAACGCCGACGACCCGCTGGTGCGCGGCATTGCCGATCGCTTTTCCGGTGACAAAGTCTCCTTCGGGATCGCTTCTTCCGCCGACGTGCGCGCGGAAGACATCGAGATCACGAGCCTGATGGAAACCCGCTTCCGTCTGGTCTGCGAGGGCGCGGGCCGGCGGGCGATCCTGCCTCTGTGCGGTGCCCATTATGTGATGAACGCACTCCCCGCAGTTGCCCTCGCCCGCCGCTACACGATCGACATCGAGCAGATCGTGGAAAGCCTGAGACATCTGCGCCAGGCTCATATGCGGGGACAGATCTTGATCTTCCGGGAAGGGTTCACCGTGATGGATGACTCCTACAATTCGAATCCGCGCGCGCTGATGCAGATGATCGAAACCCTTTCCCGGATCCCCCGCTATCGCCGGCGCATCCTGGTTGCCGGAGAAATGCTGGAATTGGGCAGGGAATCGGAGGCGCTGCACCGCGAGTGTGGCGCACGTGCCGCCGCAAGCGGTGTCGACATCATCGTGAGCGTGCAAGGTGCTGCCCGCGAAATCGCGCGTGGTGCGGTGGCGGCGGGGATGCCCGATACCCAGGTTCACTTCTTTACCGAGATCAATCCGGCCATCGACTTCATCTACCGCAAGGTGCAGCCGGGAGACCTGGTGCTCATTAAAGGATCGCGCGGCGTCCACCTCGAAAAGATGGTTCAGGCTCTGCGCACCGGATATACGGAGATGGTCGGCTGA
- the mraY gene encoding phospho-N-acetylmuramoyl-pentapeptide-transferase, producing the protein MLYYLLPALRQVIPGFGVFRYVTFRTAAASLTALLMCLLLGPWLIARLRKFHLGQQIRTDGPSSHQNKAGTPTMGGILILVGTLVPTLLWASLENLYVWIVVIAMLLFGIVGFTDDYLKIVRKRSLGLTGRKKLIYQTLIGLGVCVALNYLAGVGLYSTKLSVPFFKNFTPEMNIWYFGPFLLPLTFFVLLIIVGSSNAVNLTDGLDGLASGCVIVAAAALTVLCYVSGHARFAEYLDLIKNPYAAELTIFCGAMVGATLGFLWYNAHPAQIFMGDVGSLSLGGAIGTVAVLIKQELLLPMIGGVFVLEALSVILQVASFRFTGKRIFRMAPLHHHFELAGWCESQVVIRFWIAAIVFALFSLSTLKLR; encoded by the coding sequence ATGCTCTATTATCTGCTCCCCGCACTGCGGCAGGTCATACCGGGATTTGGCGTCTTCCGGTACGTCACTTTCCGGACCGCTGCCGCAAGCCTGACGGCGCTGTTGATGTGCCTCCTGCTCGGCCCGTGGCTGATTGCACGGCTGCGGAAATTCCATCTGGGCCAGCAGATTCGCACGGATGGGCCCTCCTCTCATCAGAACAAGGCCGGCACCCCCACCATGGGCGGGATCCTGATTCTCGTGGGAACTCTGGTGCCGACGCTCCTGTGGGCCAGCCTGGAAAACCTCTATGTCTGGATCGTCGTGATCGCGATGCTGCTGTTCGGGATCGTGGGATTCACCGACGACTATCTCAAGATCGTGCGCAAGCGCTCGCTTGGCCTCACCGGCAGGAAGAAGCTCATTTACCAGACACTGATCGGCCTGGGCGTGTGCGTTGCCTTGAACTATCTCGCCGGCGTGGGATTATACAGCACCAAGCTGAGCGTCCCCTTTTTCAAGAACTTCACGCCCGAGATGAACATCTGGTATTTCGGGCCGTTCCTGCTGCCGCTGACCTTCTTTGTGCTGCTCATCATCGTGGGTTCTTCCAACGCGGTCAATCTGACCGATGGCCTCGACGGCCTCGCGTCCGGCTGCGTGATCGTTGCTGCTGCAGCACTCACCGTGTTGTGCTACGTGAGCGGCCACGCACGCTTTGCGGAGTATCTGGACCTGATCAAGAACCCGTACGCCGCCGAGTTGACGATCTTCTGCGGGGCCATGGTCGGGGCCACCCTGGGATTTCTCTGGTACAACGCCCATCCGGCCCAGATCTTCATGGGTGACGTCGGATCCCTTTCTCTGGGGGGAGCGATCGGCACCGTGGCGGTTCTCATCAAGCAGGAGCTGTTGCTGCCCATGATCGGCGGAGTGTTCGTCTTGGAGGCGCTGTCCGTCATCCTGCAAGTCGCTTCCTTCAGATTCACGGGAAAACGCATCTTCCGGATGGCGCCGCTACACCATCACTTCGAACTGGCCGGCTGGTGCGAGAGTCAGGTGGTGATCCGGTTCTGGATTGCGGCCATTGTTTTTGCGCTGTTCAGCCTCAGCACGCTCAAGCTGCGCTGA
- the murD gene encoding UDP-N-acetylmuramoyl-L-alanine--D-glutamate ligase: MDKPYLGQKVLVVGAARSGVASAEFLLSRGAHVVLTDAKSEEALTIPLAPLRKLAQNSGELVLELGGHKPGSFTHCDFAVISPGVPLAHPLFEETRKAGIPVLAEVELASRHLKGTILGITGSNGKTTTTTLVAELLRGAGLRGFVAGNIGNPLIGLVSASTPADIYVVELSSFQLESIQAFRPFVGAILNLTPDHLDRYRDFAGYIGAKQRIFMNQTVSDFAVLNDDDTRTAAMAAQVSSTPVLFSRRHEVARGAFVRSGRLVYRDGHHDTDLFPAQEIRLKGGHNLENVLAACAIALLAGAAPGGLAGVVRAFAGVEHRLEFVGEFDGVQYFNDSKATNVDATIKSLEAFPRNIVLIAGGRDKGGDFLPLRPLVAERVKHLIVIGEAAGKIRAALSDAVETSEAESLPDAVQFACRRASPGDIVLLAPACASFDMFKNYEHRGRVFKEAVLRLVRK; the protein is encoded by the coding sequence ATGGACAAACCCTATCTTGGGCAGAAGGTCCTGGTGGTGGGCGCTGCGCGCAGCGGCGTCGCCTCGGCCGAGTTTCTGCTCTCCCGCGGCGCGCACGTCGTGCTTACCGACGCGAAAAGCGAAGAAGCGCTTACAATCCCGCTTGCTCCCCTGCGGAAGCTCGCCCAAAACTCCGGCGAGCTGGTGCTCGAGCTGGGGGGGCACAAACCCGGGAGCTTCACCCACTGTGATTTCGCAGTCATCAGCCCGGGGGTGCCGCTGGCGCATCCGCTCTTCGAGGAGACTCGCAAGGCCGGGATTCCTGTGCTGGCGGAAGTCGAACTTGCTTCACGGCATCTCAAGGGAACCATTCTGGGCATCACCGGATCCAACGGCAAGACCACGACAACCACGCTCGTGGCGGAACTGCTGCGCGGAGCCGGGCTCCGGGGCTTTGTTGCCGGAAACATCGGCAATCCGCTCATCGGCCTGGTCTCGGCATCGACGCCGGCTGACATTTACGTCGTGGAACTTTCCAGTTTCCAGCTGGAGAGTATCCAGGCGTTTCGCCCTTTCGTGGGCGCCATTCTTAACCTGACCCCGGACCACCTGGATCGCTACCGCGATTTCGCCGGCTATATCGGCGCCAAGCAGCGCATTTTCATGAATCAGACCGTCTCGGATTTCGCAGTGCTGAACGATGACGACACGCGCACGGCGGCGATGGCAGCCCAGGTTTCTTCGACACCCGTGCTGTTCAGCCGTCGCCACGAGGTCGCACGAGGCGCCTTCGTAAGAAGCGGACGTCTGGTCTACCGCGATGGCCACCACGACACAGACCTGTTCCCTGCCCAGGAAATCCGTCTCAAAGGCGGCCACAATCTCGAGAATGTCCTGGCAGCCTGCGCCATCGCTTTGCTTGCAGGAGCGGCGCCGGGCGGCCTGGCCGGGGTGGTCCGTGCCTTTGCGGGAGTCGAACACCGCCTGGAGTTTGTCGGGGAGTTCGACGGGGTTCAGTACTTCAACGATTCGAAGGCGACCAACGTCGACGCCACCATCAAGTCCCTGGAGGCCTTTCCGCGCAATATTGTGCTGATTGCAGGCGGACGGGACAAGGGCGGTGATTTCCTGCCGCTCCGCCCCCTGGTTGCCGAGCGCGTGAAACATCTGATTGTAATTGGAGAAGCTGCCGGCAAGATCCGGGCGGCGCTGTCGGACGCCGTGGAAACCAGCGAAGCGGAGAGCCTTCCCGATGCCGTGCAGTTCGCCTGCCGGAGGGCGTCCCCGGGAGATATTGTCCTGCTCGCGCCTGCCTGCGCCAGCTTCGACATGTTCAAGAACTATGAGCACCGCGGCCGAGTCTTCAAGGAAGCAGTGCTCCGTCTGGTCCGGAAATAA
- the ftsW gene encoding putative lipid II flippase FtsW, producing MAYKANSDRPLFITATVLAIFGLLMVYSASSVPASTQHDGMSAYFFLRQLVWAAVGYVMMVLLMNVDYHVWQKRKLITALLIVSAASLLFVLTQPAVNGAQRWLRYGMISFQPSEIAKLVLLVFVSAFLHRYEPEINRLRERLLPCLSVVLFFSALIAVEPDLGQALCVIFMVSVLLFTAGLGWKYIGAAAVIGLPVLYLVVMLFPSYRFQRIAAFLNASHDPHGSGWQISQSLTAVGSGGLWGLGLGAGKQKLFFLPEPHNDFIFAVIGEELGLIGTTLLCLAFLYFFYRGVKIALKAPDLFGFYLGLGITLMVVLQAFINISMVLELMPTKGIALPFISQGGSSLLLNFMATGILLNISNYVEKG from the coding sequence ATGGCATACAAAGCGAACAGCGACCGGCCCCTGTTCATCACCGCTACCGTGCTCGCCATTTTCGGGCTGCTGATGGTGTATAGCGCCTCTTCTGTGCCGGCCTCCACCCAGCATGACGGCATGTCCGCATATTTTTTCTTGCGGCAGCTGGTCTGGGCCGCGGTGGGATACGTGATGATGGTCCTGCTCATGAACGTGGACTATCATGTCTGGCAGAAGAGGAAACTCATTACAGCCCTCCTGATTGTGAGCGCCGCAAGCCTGCTGTTTGTTCTGACTCAGCCCGCTGTTAACGGCGCGCAGCGCTGGCTGCGCTACGGCATGATTTCATTCCAGCCTTCCGAGATCGCCAAGCTGGTGCTTCTGGTTTTTGTGTCCGCTTTCCTGCACCGGTACGAACCTGAGATCAACCGCCTCAGGGAGAGGCTGCTCCCCTGCCTGTCAGTTGTGCTCTTTTTCAGCGCCTTGATCGCGGTTGAGCCCGATCTGGGCCAGGCCCTGTGCGTCATCTTCATGGTCTCGGTGCTGCTGTTCACCGCAGGACTCGGATGGAAGTACATTGGGGCGGCCGCCGTTATCGGATTGCCCGTGCTCTATCTGGTCGTGATGCTATTCCCATCATACCGTTTCCAGAGGATAGCGGCATTCCTGAATGCTTCGCACGACCCGCATGGTTCCGGCTGGCAGATTTCCCAGTCGCTGACCGCCGTCGGCAGCGGCGGCCTTTGGGGCCTGGGTCTGGGCGCGGGAAAGCAGAAGCTGTTTTTCCTGCCGGAGCCTCACAACGATTTCATTTTCGCCGTCATCGGCGAGGAGCTCGGGCTGATCGGCACCACCCTGCTCTGTCTGGCGTTCCTCTATTTCTTTTATCGAGGCGTCAAGATTGCGCTCAAGGCTCCGGATCTGTTCGGCTTTTATCTCGGGCTGGGAATCACGCTCATGGTGGTGCTGCAGGCATTCATCAACATCTCGATGGTGTTGGAGCTCATGCCGACCAAGGGGATCGCCCTGCCCTTCATCAGTCAGGGTGGCTCTTCCCTGCTGTTGAACTTCATGGCAACGGGGATCTTGCTGAATATATCGAACTACGTGGAGAAAGGCTGA
- the murG gene encoding undecaprenyldiphospho-muramoylpentapeptide beta-N-acetylglucosaminyltransferase — protein MIAGGGTGGHVYLGVALARELQRRNSASDFLFVGTRRGLEARIVPQESFRVEFIESAGLKRVGRLESVRNFLLIPQSLLQARRLIRRFAPDIVVGVGGYSSGPVVLAAWWLGKPTLIVEPNAYPGLANRLLAPFIDCAALALPDAGRFFGKKAEVTGIPVREEFLRLPQRVRHAGELCLLIYGGSQGSRALNSIVCAALFDLKQLGPGLHLIHQTGEKALEEVRRAYHEAGVEGEVQAFFPRIFQQFGEADLLLARAGASTVAEVTAAGKAAILVPFPGATDDHQTRNARALEQHGAAKVIPESQWQPGLLARELRYYMERAGEVERMQEAARRLAKPEATRRIADLIEQLAAGNRQPAVRRGQMAGGSRESHV, from the coding sequence ATGATCGCCGGAGGCGGGACCGGGGGGCACGTATATCTCGGCGTCGCGCTGGCGCGGGAGCTGCAGCGGCGCAACTCCGCCAGCGACTTCCTTTTCGTCGGCACGCGACGCGGGCTTGAGGCCCGCATCGTGCCTCAGGAGAGCTTTCGCGTCGAGTTTATCGAATCCGCCGGGCTCAAGAGAGTGGGCCGTCTGGAGTCAGTGCGCAACTTTCTCCTCATCCCCCAAAGCCTTTTGCAGGCGCGGCGTCTGATCCGCAGGTTCGCACCTGATATCGTCGTGGGCGTGGGCGGCTATTCGTCGGGTCCCGTAGTGCTCGCAGCCTGGTGGCTAGGCAAGCCCACCCTGATTGTGGAGCCCAACGCTTACCCGGGACTGGCGAATCGACTGCTTGCCCCGTTTATCGATTGTGCTGCGCTGGCCCTTCCGGATGCGGGCAGATTCTTCGGCAAGAAAGCCGAGGTGACAGGCATTCCGGTGCGGGAGGAGTTCCTGCGCCTGCCGCAGCGCGTGCGGCACGCGGGGGAGCTCTGCCTGCTGATTTACGGCGGCAGCCAGGGGAGCCGGGCGCTCAATTCGATTGTCTGCGCGGCTCTGTTCGACCTCAAGCAGCTCGGCCCGGGCTTGCACCTGATTCACCAGACGGGCGAAAAGGCACTCGAAGAGGTGCGGCGGGCGTATCACGAGGCAGGGGTAGAGGGCGAGGTGCAGGCTTTTTTCCCGCGCATTTTTCAGCAGTTCGGGGAGGCCGACCTGCTCCTCGCGCGCGCCGGGGCGAGTACGGTAGCAGAGGTGACCGCCGCCGGCAAGGCAGCTATCCTCGTGCCCTTTCCCGGCGCGACCGACGATCACCAGACCAGGAATGCGCGCGCACTCGAACAGCACGGAGCTGCCAAAGTGATTCCCGAGAGTCAATGGCAGCCGGGCCTGCTGGCACGGGAACTCCGGTATTACATGGAGCGGGCCGGCGAGGTCGAACGGATGCAGGAAGCGGCTCGGCGGCTGGCCAAGCCGGAGGCCACACGCCGGATCGCGGACCTGATAGAGCAATTGGCAGCAGGCAACAGGCAGCCTGCAGTGCGCAGAGGGCAGATGGCGGGGGGCAGCAGGGAAAGTCATGTTTAA